A window of the Bdellovibrio sp. ZAP7 genome harbors these coding sequences:
- a CDS encoding ABC transporter substrate-binding protein, with product MLSLLVSFVLSFPVYAQVKLRGNLPCEKRYVLAFLDAAPGFYKNEKGIKEGSSYDILMEVGRRLGCKVSEEPGSYSAILDGFVRHRVDITGLTTKSPKMENFGEFVEMYRVPRSLVVRKDSFGVNDSIESILKNPKITFAGIIGGLFFIKESEKEQLFKERRLREVPGPQEVFNALSEGRVQATFSSPAFTAYYLKRQNKLAQFKIIPDEKGEWQSLGFYLSIKRLSKEERQRVRAIISNVRQDGTLLEIEKKYVNPADYIYYEPVALKDVSHIE from the coding sequence ATGTTGAGTCTTTTGGTTTCTTTCGTCTTGTCATTTCCTGTGTACGCGCAAGTCAAATTGCGTGGGAATCTTCCTTGTGAAAAGCGCTATGTCTTGGCTTTTCTAGATGCGGCTCCGGGTTTTTATAAAAACGAAAAAGGAATTAAAGAAGGCTCATCTTATGACATTCTGATGGAAGTCGGTCGCCGTTTGGGATGTAAAGTGAGTGAAGAACCGGGATCCTATTCAGCCATTCTCGATGGTTTTGTTAGACACAGAGTGGATATCACCGGATTGACTACGAAATCTCCTAAGATGGAAAATTTCGGCGAGTTCGTGGAAATGTACCGCGTGCCTCGTTCTTTGGTGGTGCGCAAAGATTCCTTCGGTGTGAACGATTCCATCGAAAGTATCTTAAAAAATCCTAAAATCACTTTTGCTGGAATTATCGGTGGACTCTTTTTCATCAAAGAGTCTGAAAAAGAACAACTATTTAAAGAGCGTCGACTGCGCGAAGTTCCAGGTCCTCAAGAAGTTTTCAATGCTTTATCCGAAGGCCGGGTTCAGGCGACGTTCAGTTCTCCGGCATTCACTGCATACTATTTAAAACGTCAGAATAAATTGGCTCAATTTAAGATTATTCCCGATGAAAAAGGTGAGTGGCAGTCCTTAGGGTTTTATTTATCTATCAAAAGACTTTCAAAAGAGGAGCGTCAGCGCGTTCGCGCAATTATCAGCAACGTTCGTCAGGATGGAACGCTTTTGGAAATTGAAAAGAAGTACGTGAATCCTGCAGATTATATTTATTACGAACCCGTCGCTTTAAAGGATGTCAGTCACATTGAATAA
- a CDS encoding 6-carboxytetrahydropterin synthase — protein sequence MILTLKSSFSSAHLYHQPLWSSEENLKNFGRCFTEHGHGHNYTLEVGFHLTEDELKAKLEEYRQLLKSLTSVLDHEHLNFAIPEFKTKIPTTENIALYFMEKLKEHLPQSQIAHIRLYEMNDLWTEIQP from the coding sequence ATGATCCTCACTTTAAAAAGCTCGTTTTCGAGCGCCCATCTTTATCACCAACCACTATGGAGTTCCGAGGAAAACCTTAAGAACTTTGGCAGATGTTTTACAGAACATGGGCATGGTCACAATTATACACTTGAAGTAGGTTTTCATCTGACGGAAGACGAGCTTAAAGCTAAACTTGAAGAGTACAGACAGCTTTTAAAGAGCCTGACATCGGTGCTTGATCATGAGCATTTGAATTTCGCGATTCCTGAATTTAAAACTAAAATCCCAACGACAGAGAATATCGCCCTGTATTTTATGGAAAAGCTGAAAGAGCATTTGCCACAAAGCCAGATCGCCCATATTCGTCTGTACGAAATGAATGACCTTTGGACGGAGATCCAGCCATGA
- a CDS encoding SDR family NAD(P)-dependent oxidoreductase — MKKAVVITGASSGIGAATAIHFGKQGYFVYLMGRNKDRLAEVAVQCRSGASLMSCDLTDLAALNKRIGEITSTTIHRVEVLVNNAGIFDVHSTEQGSDELWQKEFEVNLMSAVRLTRAFFPYFKQHGGGSIVNVSSSLGLKPTAATSAYSAMKAAMINLTQSNSLEGGAFNIRVNCVAPGIVDTPIHQFHSLEETKRNAAIEQMNPMQPLGRIGTSEEIAKSIYFLGSNEHSSWTTGAVLAVDGGITNT, encoded by the coding sequence ATGAAAAAAGCGGTCGTAATCACAGGAGCTTCCAGCGGGATCGGTGCAGCCACAGCCATTCATTTTGGTAAGCAGGGCTATTTCGTCTATCTGATGGGTCGTAACAAGGACCGCCTGGCTGAGGTGGCTGTTCAATGTCGCAGTGGAGCCTCTTTGATGAGCTGTGATCTGACGGACCTTGCAGCCCTTAATAAACGCATTGGCGAGATCACCTCGACCACAATTCACAGAGTCGAAGTCTTGGTAAATAACGCTGGCATCTTTGACGTGCACTCGACAGAGCAAGGTTCTGATGAATTGTGGCAAAAAGAATTTGAAGTGAATTTAATGAGCGCCGTGCGTTTGACTCGCGCGTTCTTTCCTTATTTTAAACAACACGGTGGCGGTTCTATCGTAAATGTTTCTTCGTCTCTTGGATTAAAGCCAACAGCAGCTACGTCGGCATATTCTGCAATGAAGGCCGCGATGATCAATCTGACTCAAAGTAACTCCCTTGAGGGCGGTGCTTTTAATATTCGCGTAAACTGTGTGGCCCCAGGGATCGTTGATACCCCTATTCATCAGTTCCATTCATTAGAAGAAACAAAACGTAACGCCGCTATTGAACAAATGAATCCAATGCAACCCTTGGGTCGCATTGGAACCTCAGAAGAGATTGCTAAATCCATTTATTTCTTAGGCAGCAATGAACACTCCAGCTGGACCACAGGCGCTGTGCTTGCGGTCGATGGTGGAATTACCAACACATGA
- a CDS encoding ABC transporter substrate-binding protein, producing MNKLIASVFIAMVPLISQAQDGIRPLAPGCEKRYVLSFQDDAPGFFVDKNNNKNGTAYELLLEIVRRLGCKSTEQITPYLKNKENFQRNKSDIYALSTQDKEMDKVADFVEMYSFPRSLVVSKKDSNDKDTVATLLKNPKIIFGNVTGGFLFIQPQERLELEAKHRLREFTGPTSVFNALLEGRIQATFSSPAFTYYFITREKKMDQFRAIPDPQGGLYHAGFYLARKRLTEAERGKIREIIHEIRADGTLLKIAAKYVNPEDLVYYKPIGSF from the coding sequence TTGAATAAGTTAATTGCTTCTGTCTTTATAGCGATGGTTCCACTGATTTCTCAGGCGCAGGATGGAATTCGGCCGTTGGCGCCGGGTTGTGAAAAACGCTATGTCCTTTCTTTTCAAGACGATGCTCCGGGATTTTTCGTCGACAAGAATAACAATAAAAATGGCACAGCCTATGAGCTTTTATTAGAGATTGTGCGACGACTGGGGTGTAAATCCACTGAGCAAATCACGCCCTATTTAAAAAATAAAGAAAACTTCCAGCGCAATAAATCCGATATCTATGCCCTGTCGACTCAAGATAAGGAAATGGATAAGGTCGCCGATTTTGTGGAGATGTACAGTTTTCCGCGCTCCCTGGTGGTGAGTAAGAAAGATTCCAATGACAAAGACACTGTAGCGACACTGTTGAAAAATCCGAAAATTATATTCGGCAATGTGACGGGTGGATTTTTATTTATTCAACCTCAGGAAAGATTAGAGCTTGAGGCGAAGCATCGCTTGCGTGAGTTTACGGGGCCTACCAGCGTCTTTAATGCCCTCCTTGAAGGAAGAATTCAGGCGACTTTTAGTTCTCCGGCATTTACGTACTATTTTATCACCCGTGAAAAGAAGATGGATCAGTTCCGGGCGATTCCTGATCCTCAGGGGGGCCTTTATCATGCTGGTTTTTATTTGGCCCGTAAGCGTCTGACAGAGGCCGAACGAGGTAAAATCCGCGAGATCATTCACGAGATCCGTGCCGATGGGACCTTGCTGAAAATAGCTGCTAAATACGTGAATCCCGAAGATCTTGTCTACTATAAGCCGATCGGTTCATTTTGA
- a CDS encoding pseudouridine synthase, which translates to MSEEKEKVRLSKLMAERGICSRREADDYISRGLVMVNGQVVDQLGTKVDPNVKITLEAQALKQQKNLVTILLNKPVGYVSAQPEPQYIPAIRLITDQNQFGDSKLRLKPEHLKGIAVAGRLDIDSQGLLLFTQDGRIAKKIINEETKLEKEYIVRVQGNLPDDKLKLLRHGLSLDGKELKPAIVEWINDDQLRFVLKEGKKRQIRRMCEAVGLKVTGLKRVRIGNIRLGKLPEGKWRFLEADESLD; encoded by the coding sequence ATGAGTGAAGAAAAAGAAAAAGTACGCCTGTCCAAACTGATGGCTGAAAGAGGTATTTGCTCTCGTCGTGAAGCGGATGACTACATCTCGCGCGGCTTGGTCATGGTCAACGGTCAAGTCGTCGATCAATTGGGAACCAAAGTTGATCCTAATGTTAAAATCACTCTGGAAGCTCAAGCATTAAAACAGCAAAAAAATCTGGTGACGATTCTTTTGAATAAACCCGTGGGATACGTTTCGGCACAACCAGAACCGCAATATATTCCTGCGATTCGTCTGATCACAGATCAAAATCAATTCGGCGATTCAAAGTTGCGCTTAAAGCCGGAACACCTGAAAGGCATCGCTGTTGCGGGCCGCCTGGATATCGACTCCCAAGGGCTCTTACTGTTCACTCAAGATGGCCGTATCGCTAAGAAAATCATCAACGAAGAAACCAAGCTCGAAAAAGAATATATCGTGCGTGTGCAGGGAAATCTGCCTGACGATAAATTAAAACTTCTGCGCCATGGCCTTTCCTTAGATGGCAAGGAATTGAAACCTGCTATCGTGGAATGGATTAACGACGATCAATTGCGCTTCGTTCTGAAAGAAGGAAAGAAACGTCAAATCCGCCGCATGTGTGAGGCTGTCGGCTTAAAAGTTACGGGCTTAAAACGCGTGCGCATCGGGAATATCCGCCTGGGTAAACTTCCCGAGGGGAAATGGCGCTTTCTTGAGGCGGACGAGAGCCTTGATTAG